The Candidatus Bipolaricaulota bacterium DNA window CCTTTCCAACTCCGGCACGGTAATCGAGCTACACAACCCGGCCGGGGAGATCGTGGACACCGCCAATTCCGGGTGTGAGGACGGGTGGTACGCTGGGGCGGCGGCCGGCTCTTACTCCACGATGGAGCGGGTCGATCCCCTCGGACCCGATGCCCCTGCGAACTGGCGCACCAACGACGGCGTCCATCGGGTCGGGCTGGATGCGGACGGAAATCCGATAAACGGAACTCCGAAGGCGAAGAACTCGGCGACGATCGCCTATGAGACGATCCCGCGGGTTGAGGTAGCCGGGCCGGAACAAGGGGAGGTTGTCTCCGGGGTGTACCTCGTCGGCTGGACGGCGCACGACCCGGACGGAGACGACACTGCGCTCAAGATCGACCTCTACTACTCCTCCGACAACGGAGAAAACTGGACCCTGATCGCGTCCGGACTAGCTAACAGCGGTTCCTACCCGTGGGACACAACCGGGCTTGAAAGCGGTGATCGCTACGTGCTCAAGGTAGTAGCGACCGACCCAGACGCCCTCGCTGGGGAAGGGATAAGTTCGAGCTTCACTGTTTCGAATCCGGGCTAACGGGACGGACTCCACAGCTCTCGCTGATTTCGGGAAGGCGGGCGAGGACCTCCTCCTTCCCCGCCTTCACCGCCTGTGAGAGCTTGGAAAACGCGAGCATCGTTATCCCGCTCACCTGCGGCCGGAGTAGAACCAACCTGCCGTTTAACCTTTTTCTCGCCTCTTCGACCTGAAGTGCGGTGAGGGCGTGGGAGGTTATCCGCTGCGACTGAAACATGACATCGAGGCTTGTCTGCGCTCTCACCTTTTCCATCGGTGCCCCGGCGTCGACCGCGATCACCGCGTTCGCCCCCAGCTCGATCGCCGCGGCGATCGGGATCTTCTCGATGACCCCGCCGTCGATCAAGTACTTTCCCTCGATCCGCACCGGGGGAAAGATCCCGGGAACGGCCGCGCTCGCCGCCACCGCGCGATAGATCGGTCCCTCGCGCAGGACGACCCTCGCCCCGGTGGCCAGATCGGCGGCGACCACGGCGAACGGAACCTGCGTCGCGGCGAAGTCCTTCTTCGCCGTAAACAGCGAAAATAGAGCCAACAAGCGGGACAGGCGCTCCGAGAGACTCGTTTCCTCTTCGAGGTCGACTCCGCGCATGTACTCCACCACCCCGCGCCCGATCGCCCGTCGGATCTCGTGACTGGTGCTCTCTGACACCCCGAGGAGGGAGTTCAGGTTGAGGAGGCTGAGGACGGAATGGAGCTTGCCCAAGTCCATTCCCAACGCTTTCGCCGCTCCGACCGCCGCTCCCATGCTCGTCCCGGTGATGACGTCGATCGGGATCCCGTGCTCCTCCAGTGCCATGATGATCCCAAGGTGAGCGAACCCGCGCGCCCCGCCCCCACCGAGGGCAAGGCCGATCTTGAGTTTCCGTCTCATAAAAAGAAAACCCCCTTCACCCGGATGGTAGCCGGGCGAAGGGGGACAAGGCAAGTTCAGGTTAGTACATCGGCGGCTGCGGCGCGGGTGGGGTCTCTTCCTTCTCCTTGATCTCCGCCACGAGCGCGTCGGTCGTCAGGAGCATCCCCGCGATCGAGACCGCGTTCTGCA harbors:
- a CDS encoding lamin tail domain-containing protein, producing the protein VLGIWLLVVFLIGAIAWGQHPVINELAWAGTEASPSDEWIELYNPSDSPIDLTGWTLTFGKTVIDLGSGTNTVIPAGGYFLLERSDDNTISDIAADLIYTGSLSNSGTVIELHNPAGEIVDTANSGCEDGWYAGAAAGSYSTMERVDPLGPDAPANWRTNDGVHRVGLDADGNPINGTPKAKNSATIAYETIPRVEVAGPEQGEVVSGVYLVGWTAHDPDGDDTALKIDLYYSSDNGENWTLIASGLANSGSYPWDTTGLESGDRYVLKVVATDPDALAGEGISSSFTVSNPG
- a CDS encoding patatin-like phospholipase family protein, whose protein sequence is MRRKLKIGLALGGGGARGFAHLGIIMALEEHGIPIDVITGTSMGAAVGAAKALGMDLGKLHSVLSLLNLNSLLGVSESTSHEIRRAIGRGVVEYMRGVDLEEETSLSERLSRLLALFSLFTAKKDFAATQVPFAVVAADLATGARVVLREGPIYRAVAASAAVPGIFPPVRIEGKYLIDGGVIEKIPIAAAIELGANAVIAVDAGAPMEKVRAQTSLDVMFQSQRITSHALTALQVEEARKRLNGRLVLLRPQVSGITMLAFSKLSQAVKAGKEEVLARLPEISESCGVRPVSPDSKQ